A genome region from Haliotis asinina isolate JCU_RB_2024 chromosome 11, JCU_Hal_asi_v2, whole genome shotgun sequence includes the following:
- the LOC137256295 gene encoding uncharacterized protein: protein MMKSFAVVTLVCLVVAAESFILDGGPAHASCKVDWTFSMKCSDINAAILKQIEAWKGTSGCPTSGEKCLYKLISSSATQIKATRTTRVDHYVDDLTFTLKQEASTCKVHGYSRSETWYAVLDFGTNYCNLFNLLDGAGLVKTAGYSETTSDRICTQYSSRDCSVH, encoded by the exons ATGATGAAGTCGTTCGCAGTCGTAACGTTGGTGTGCCTCGTAGTCGCAGCCGAGAGCTTCATCCTGGATGGTGGACCGGCTCACGCTTCCTGCAAAGTCGACTG GACCTTTTCGATGAAGTGCAGTGATATAAATGCTGCTATCTTGAAACAGATCGAGGCATGGAAGGGCACCTCCGGCTGCCCTACTTCTGGAGAAAAGTGCCTCTACAAG CTTATATCCAGCAGCGCCACACAGATCAAAGCTACACGAACCACCCGTGTTGATCACTATGTGGACGATTTGACCTTCACATTGAAACAGGAAGCCAGCACGTGCAAAGTTCAT GGATACAGCAGATCGGAGACATGGTACGCCGTCCTCGACTTCGGCACCAACTACTGCAACTTGTTCAATCTCCTGGATG GAGCGGGGCTGGTGAAGACGGCTGGATACAGTGAGACGACAAGTGACAGGATTTGTACACAGTACAGCTCCCGGGATTGCAGCGTTCATTAA